The genomic window GGTAGCGCTCGATCGGTGTTTTGCGTGCCAAAACCTGTTACCCCTGAACCTGATTACCAGCGGAAATGGGAGAAGGCCTTGTTGGCCTCCGCCATACGATGGGTATCTTCCCGCTTTTTCACCGCACTGCCACGACCCTCGGCTGCTTCCAGCAGCTCGTTGCCGAGACGGTGCCCCATGGTGGCCTCACTCCGTTTGCGCGCGGCCTCGATCACCCAGCGCATGCCGAGCGTGTTACGCCGCTGCGGACGCACCTCGACCGGCACCTGATAGGTCGCACCACCCACGCGGCGGGACTTCACCTCGACCACCGGACGGACCTTGTCCAGCGCGGTCTCGAGGACTTCCATCGGCTCGCCGCTGTTCTTCTCGGCGATGCGGTCGAGCGCGGTGTAGACGATCTTCTCGGCCACCGCCCGCTTGCCGTCGCGCATGATCATGTTCACAAAGCGCGTCAGCATCTCGCTGTCGTACTTCGGATCGGCAAGGACCTTGCGCTTCGGTACTTCTCTTCTTCTCGGCATGATTGACTACCCGCTTATCCTTTGGGCCGCTTGGCGCCGTACTTGGAACGACCCTGACGGCGCTTGCTGACACCGGCGGTGTCCAGCGAGCCACGCACGACGTGGTAGCGCACACCGGGAAGGTCCTTGACTCGGCCGCCGCGAATGAGCGCGACCGAATGCTCCTGGAGGTTATGCCCCTCACCGCCGATGTAGCTCGCGACCTCGTAGCCATTGGTGAGCCGCACACGGGCGACCTTCCGCAGCGCCGAGTTCGGCTTCTTCGGGGTGGTGGTATAGACGCGGGCGCAGACGCCTCGCCGCTGAGGACAGGCCTCAAGCGCCGGCACGTTGCTCTTCTCGTGCCGCCGCTTGCGAGGCTTGCGCACCAGCTGATTGATCGTGGCCATAGAGTTTTGACTCCCGTCCTTCAACGAACGCCGGACTGGGAACACCAGCTCCGGCGAAAGCCGATAAGTGTAGGATCGGGCTTCATGGGTGTCAACCAGAAGCCCTGACCCGCTAGTTTTCCGACAAGTCGCTCGTGTCAGGCGCCGCCGCGGCGTTACCCAATCCGAACTGTGGCGCCATGGGGATCATCGGTGCCGGCGTTTCGCGACGCTGGCGCTGACGATCCTGGTGATACGCATAGCCCGTGCCCGCCGGGATCAGACGACCGACGATCACGTTCTCCTTGAGACCCCGCAGGTCGTCCCGCGCCCCGCGGGTGGCCGCATCGGTGAGCACCCGCGTGGTCTCCTGGAACGACGCCGCGGAGATGAACGAATCGGTGGCCAGCGAGGCCTTGGTGATCCCCAGCAGCTGGGGCTCCCAGACCGCCGGGTCACGGCCCTGCTCGATGAGCTGTTCGTTCTCTTCCTCGACGCGGCCCCAGTCCGCCTGCTCGCCGCGCAGATACCGGGTGTCACCGGACTCGCGGATCTCGACCTTGCGCAGCATCTGGCGACTGATCACCTCGATGTGCTTGTCGTTGATCTTCACGCCCTGCAGCCGGTAGACGTCCTGGATCTCCTTGACCATGTAGGCGGCGAGTTCGGCCACACCCAGCAGGCGGAGAATGTCGTGCGGGTTGGGCTCGCCATCGGCGATGACCTCACCCTTTTCAACAAACTCACCCTCGAACACCGTGACGTTGCGGTGCTTGGGGATCAGCTCCTCATGCTCCTCACCATCCGGTGTGGTGAGCACCAGCCGCTGCTTGCCCTTGGTGTCCTTGCCAAAGCTCACAGTGCCCGAGGTCTCGGCGAGAATGGCCGGCTCCTTGGGCTTGCGGGCCTCGAACAGGTCGGCCACACGGGGCAGACCACCGGTGATGTCGCGGGTCTTCGACGACTCCTGCGGGATACGGGCGATGACGTCGCCCACATTCACCTCGGCGTTGTCCTCGACGCTCACGATCGCCCCGGCGGGCAGCGCGTAATGGGCCGCGATCTCGGTCCCCGCGAGGTTGAGGTCGTTACCCGCCTCGTCGACCAGTTTCACCACCGGACGGAGGTCCTTGTAGGCCACCTTCTCGTTGGTGCTGGCGCGGACGTGCTCGCCGGTGCCACGACTCTTCGGATCGGTCACCACCAGGCTGCTCAGCCCCGTCACCTCGTCGGTCTCCCGGTTGACGGTGACGCCCTCGACGAAGTCGTAGAACTTCAGCCGCCCCTTCACCTCGGTCACGATCGGGTGGGTATGCGGATCCCAGTTGGCGACGATCTGGCCCGCATCAACCGCCTCCTCTTCGGCGACGGAGATGGTGGCGCCATAGGGCACCTTGTAGCGCTCACGCTCACGGCCGGCCTCATCCATGACCGTGATCTCGCCGGAGCGCGACACCGCCACGAGGTTGCCGGACTGATGCGCGACCGTCTTGAGGTTGTGAAGCCGCACGGTACCGGCGGACTTGACCTGGACGTTGCTGACCGCAGCCGCCCGCGAGGCGGCACCGCCGATGTGGAAGGTGCGCATGGTCAGCTGTGTGCCGGGCTCGCCGATCGACTGCGCGGCAATGACGCCCACCGACTCACCGACATTGACCCGATGCCCGCGCGCCAGATCACGCCCATAGCAGGCGGAGCAGACGCCGTGACGCGTCTCGCAGGTGATCGGCGAGCGGACCCAGATCTCGTCCACACCCTCACTCTCGATCACCTCGATCCGGCGCTCATCAATGAGCTCACCCTGCTCGACGAGCACCTTGCCGGTGCCCGGCTGGACCACGTCCTGGGCGACGATCCGGCCCAGCACCCGCTCACCCAGGGCCTCGACCACGTCGCCGCCCTCGATCAACGGTGTCAGACGCAGGCCGCGGTGGGTGCCGCAGTCCTCCGAGGTCACGACCAGATCCTGGGAGACGTCCACCAGCCGGCGGGTCAGGTAGCCCGAGTTGGCGGTCTTCAGCGCCGTGTCCGCGAGGCCCTTACGGGCACCGTGGGTGGAGATGAAGTACTGCAGGACGTTCAGCCCCTCGCGGAAGTTCGCGGTGATCGGCGTTTCGATGATCGAGCCATCGGGCTTGGCCATCAGACCACGCATGCCCGCCAGCTGGCGGATCTGCGCGGGCGAGCCACGGGCCCCCGAGTCGGCCATCATGAAGATCGAGTTGGTCGACTTCTGCACGATCTCGTTGTCCTCGGCGTCGGTGACGGTCTCCTTGCCGAGCTTTTCCATCATCGCGCTCGCGACTTCCTCGTTGGTGCGCGACCAGATGTCCACCACCTTGTTGTAGCGCTCACCGTTGGTCACCAGACCCGAGGCGTACTGATCCTCGATGTCCTTCACCTCGACCTCGGCATCGGAGAGGATCTGCTCCTTCTCCCCCGGCACGACCATGTCCTCCATCCCGATGGACACCGCGGCGCGGGTCGACATACGGAAGCCGAGATACATGATCTGGTCGGCGAAGACCACCGTCGCCTTCAGACCCAGCCGCCGGTAGCACTGGTCGATCATCTCGGAGATGGCCTTCTTGCTCATATCCCGGTCGACCAGATCGAACGGCAGGCCCTCGGGCACGATGTTGTAGATCAGCGCCCGGCCCGCGGTGGTGTCCACCCGGCGGGTGGCCTCGGTGCGCTGGCCCTCATCATCGACCACCACCTCGTGGATACGCACCGTGACCCGCGCCTGAAGGCTCACCCGGCCACTTTCGTAGGCCCGATGGACCTCATCGAGATCGGCGAAGGTCATGCCCTCACCGGCCTGCTTCTGCAGCACCAGCGACATGTAATAGAGCCCCAGCACGATGTCCTGCGACGCGCCGATGATCGGCTCGCCGGAGGCCGGCGCGAGGACGTTGTTGGTGGCCATCATCAGCGACCGGGCCTCAAGCTGTGCCTCAAGCGCCAGCGGCACATGGACCGCCATCTGGTCACCGTCAAAGTCGGCATTGAACGCCGGGCAGACCAGCGGATGCAGCTGCACCGCCTTGCCCTCGACCAGCACGGGCTCGAAGGCCTGGATGCCCAGGCGATGCAGGGTCGGCGCCCGGTTGAGCATCACCGGGTGCTCGCGGATCACCTCCTCAAGGATGTCCCAGACCTCGGCGGTCTCGCGCTCGACCATCTTCTTGGCCGCCTTGATGGTGGTGGCGAGCCCCAGCCGCTGCAGGCGGGAGAAGATGAACGGCTTGAACAGCTCCAGCGCCATGCGCTTGGGCAGCCCGCACTGGTGCAGGCGCAGGGTGGGGCCGACCACGATCACGGAACGACCGGAGTAGTCGACGCGCTTGCCCAGCAGGTTCTGCCGGAAGCGGCCCTGCTTGCCCTTGATCATGTCCGCCAGCGATTTCAGCGGCCGCTTGTTGGTGCCGGTGATGGCCCGACCGCGACGGCCGTTGTCGAGCAGCGCATCCACCGACTCCTGGAGCATGCGCTTTTCGTTGCGCACGATGATGTCCGGCGCGGACAGATCCAGCAGCCGGCGCAGGCGGTTGTTGCGGTTGATGACCCGGCGGTAGAGATCGTTGAGATCGGAGGTCGCGAAGCGCCCGCCATCGAGCGGCACCAGCGGCCGCAGATCCGGTGGCAGCACCGGCAGCACGGACATCACCATCCACTCCGGCCGGTTGCCCGACTCGAGGAACGACTCGACCAGCTTGAGGCGCTTCGACAGGCGCTTGATCTTGGTCTCGGAGTTGGTCGCATCCATCTGCTCGCGCAGGGTGTCGGTCTCCTCGCGCAGATCGATGTTCTTGAGCAGATGGCCCACCGCCTCGGCGCCCATGCGGGCGTCGAACTCATCGCCATACTGCTCCATGGCATCGAGATACTGCTCGTCGCTCAGCAGCTGGCCCTTCTTGAGCGGGGTCATATTGGGCTCGATGACCACAAAGGCCTCGAAATAGAGGATCCGCTCGATATCGCGCAGCGTCATATCCAGCAACAGGCCGATGCGCGAGGGCAGCGACTTGAGGAACCAGATATGCGCGGCCGGGCTGGCCAGGTCGATATGGCCCATCCGCTCGCGGCGGACCTTGGCCAGTGTCACCTCGACGCCACATTTCTCGCAGACGACACCGCGATGCTTGAGGCGCTTGTACTTGCCGCACAGGCACTCGTAGTCCTTGACGGGGCCGAAGATCTTCGCGCAGAAGAGTCCATCCCGCTCCGGCTTGAACGTCCGATAGTTGATGGTTTCCGGTTTTTTCACCTCGCCAAACGACCACGACCGGATCTTCTCCGGCGATGCCAATCCAATGCGGATGCCATCAAAGTCGTCGAGCTGGGCGCCCGGCTGTTTGAACAGATTCAGTAGGTCTTTCATATCGGCTACCCGTTCAGTCCTGCTCGAGCTCGATATCGATACCGAGGGAGCGAATCTCTTTGACCAGCACGTTGAAGGATTCGGGCATACCCGCTTCCATCTGGTGCTCGCCATCGACGATGTTTTTGTACATCTTGGTCCGGCCGGCGACGTCGTCGGACTTGACCGTCAACATTTCCTGCAGCGTGTAGGCGGCGCCATACGCCTGCAGGGCCCAGACCTCCATCTCGCCGAAGCGCTGGCCGCCGAACTGCGCCTTGCCGCCCAGCGGCTGCTGGGTGACCAGGCTGTAGGGCCCGGTGGAGCGCGCATGCATCTTGTCATCGACCAGATGGTTGAGCTTGAGGATGTGCATGTAGCCCACGGTGACCGGCCGGTCGAAGGCATCACCGGTGCGGCCGTCGTAGAGCTGCGCCTGGCCGCTCTCCGGCAGACCCGCGAGCCGCAGCATGTTCTTGATCTCGCCCTCATTGGCGCCATCGAACACCGGTGTCGCCATCGGCACCCCGCCGCGGAGGTTGTTGCAGAGCTCGACGATCTCCTCATCGGTGAACGCGTCCAGATCCTCCTGCTTGCCGCTGGAGTTGTAGATCTCCGCGAGGAAGCCGCGCAGCTCATCGACCTGCCTGCGGGCATCGAGCATCTCACCGATGCGTCGGCCCAGCCCCTTGGCGGCCCAGCCCAGATGCACCTCAAGGACCTGGCCGACGTTCATGCGCGAGGGCACACCCAGCGGCGAGAGGACGACATCGATCGGCTCGCCGTCGGCCGAGAACGGCATGTCCTCGACCGGGACGACGCGCGAGATGACGCCCTTGTTGCCGTGGCGCCCGGCGAGCTTGTCACCCGCCTGGATGCGACGGCGCACGGCCAGATAGACCTTGACCATCTTGAGCACACCGGGGGCGAGGTCATCACCGGCTCCGATCTTTTCCTTTTTCTCCTCGAGCCGGGCGTCGAACGCCTCACGCTGCGACTTGAGCTGGGCCTGGACCGCCTCGAGCCGTGCCATCGCGTTCTCATCGCGCAGGCGGATCTCGAACCAGCGGCGGCGGTCGATGCCATGCAGGTAATCGGCGGTGATCTCGGTCCCCGCGCTGAGCTGCTCGGGCCCACCATCGGCGACCTGCCCGATCAATGACTGCTCGAGGCGCGCGAACGCATCGTCCTCGAAGATCCGGTACTGATCATCGAGATCCTTGCGGACATCGGCCAGCGCATCGGCCTCGATGGACAGCGCCCGCTCGTCCTTCTCGACGCCATCACGGGTGAACACCTGCACGTCGATGACGGTGCCGTCCATGCCCGAGGACACCCGCTGCGAGGTGTCCTTCACATCCGACGCCTTCTCACCAAAGATCGCCCGCAGGAGCTTTTCCTCCGGCGTCAGCTGGGTCTCGCCCTTGGGCGTGACCTTGCCGACGAGGATGTCACCGGCCTTGACCTCGGCACCGACGTAGACAATGCCCGACTCATCAAGCTTGGAGAGCGCGCTCTCGCCCACATTGGGAATGTCGGCGGTGACCTCTTCCGAGCCCAGCTTGGTGTCGCGGGCGACGGCCGTCAGCTCCTCGATGTGGATGGTGGTGTAGCGATCCTCCTGGACCACATTCTCGGAGATGAGAATCGAGTCCTCGAAGTTATAGCCATTCCAGGGCATGAACGCGACGCGCATGTTCTGGCCCAGCGCCAGCTCGCCCATGTCGGTGGACGGGCCGTCGGCCAGCACATCGCCGCGACCCACGCGGTCGCCGGGGCGGACCAGCGGCTTCTGGTTCTGGCAGGTGCTCTGGTTGGAGCGCGTGTACTTGGTCAGGTTGTAGATGTCGACACCCGGCTCGCCGGACTGCGCCTCATCATCGTTGACCCGCACCACGACCCGGGCGGCGTCGACCTGATCAACGATGCCGCCGCGGTCGGCCACCACGGTGACGCCGGAGTCGACCGCCACGGCCCGCTCCATGCCGGTGCCCACGACCGGCTTCTCGGCCCGCAGGGTCGGCACCGCCTGGCGCTGCATGTTCGAGCCCATGAGCGCGCGGTTGGCGTCGTCATGCTCGAGGAACGGCACCATCGACGCGGCCACCGAGACGATCTGCTTGGGCGAGACGTCCATGTACTGGACCTTGTCCGGCGATGACATGCCGAACTCGTTCTGATGGCGGATCGAGATCAGCGAGTCCACCAGATGGCCACTCTCATCGATACGGGCGTTGGCCTGGGCGATGATGTAGCGGCTCTCCTCAATCGCGGAGAGGTAGTCGACCTGATCCGTCACCTGTCCGTCACGCACCCGCCGATACGGCGTCTCGAGGAAGCCATAGCTATTGAGCCGGGCATAGCAGGCCAGCGAGCTGATCAGGCCGATGTTCGGCCCCTCGGGCGTCTCGATCGGGCAGACCCGGCCGTAATGGGTGGGATGCACGTCGCGCACCTCGAACCCGGCCCGCTCGCGGGTGAGGCCGCCCGGCCCCAGCGCGGAGACGCGGCGCTTATGGGTGACCTCCGAGAGCGGATTGTTCTGGTCCATGAACTGCGAGAGCTGCGAGGAGCCGAAGAACTCCTTGATCGCCGCGGCCACCGGCTTGGCATTGAGCAGCTCCTGGGGCATCAGCCCCTCGCTCTCCGCCAGGCTCAGGCGCTCGCGCACGGCGCGCTCCACCCGGACCAGACCGATGCGGAAGTTGTTCTCGGCCATCTCACCGACACAGCGCACACGACGGTTACCGAGATGGTCGATGTCATCGACCGTTCCCTTGCCGTTGCGGATGTTGATGAGCTCGGAGAGCACCGCGAGGATGTCGTCGTTGTCGAGCACGCCACTGCCCTCGACCTCGTCCCGGCCGACGCGCAGGTTGAACTTCATCCGCCCGACCGAGGAGAGATCGTAGCGATCCTCACTGAAGAACAGGTTCGCGAACAGGTTCTCCGCGGCATCCTTGGTCGGCGGCTCGCCGGGGCGCATCATCCGATAGATCTCGATGAGCGCTTCCAGCGGCGTCGTCGTGGTGTCGATGTTGAGCGTATTGGAGATATACGGGCCCTGATCGACATCATTGATGAACAGGACGTTGAACTTCTTCACCCCGCCATCACGCAGCGCCTGCACGAGCTCGTCGGTCAGCTCGGTGTTGGCCGATGCCAGCACCTCGCCGGTGGACTTGTCGATGACATCCTCGGCGAGCACCCGCCCGACAAGGTAGTCGTCCGGGACCTGGAGCTTTTTCAGGCCCGCCTTGTCCATCTGCCGGATATGGCGGGCGGTGATCCGCCGGCCGCTCTCGACGATGACGTTGCCCTCGCCGTCCTTGATCTCGAACATCGCCGTCTCGCCGCGCAGCCGCTCGGGCACGAGATCCAGATCGGCCCCCTTCTTGCGCAGGTGATAGGTGTTCTTCTCGAAGAACATGTCGAGGATCTGCTCGTTGTCGTAACCGAGCCCGCGCAGCAGCACCGTGGCCGGCAGCTTGCGGCGGCGGTCGATGCGCACATAGATCGAGTCCTTGGGATCGAACTCGAAGTCGAGCCAGGAGCCGCGGTAGGGGATCACCCGGGCGGTGAACAGCAGCTTGCCAGAGCTGTGGGTCTTGCCCTTGTCGTGATCGAAGAACACGCCCGGCGAGCGATGCAGCTGCTGGACGATGACCCGCTCGGTGCCATTGATCACAAAGGTGCCGTTGCGGGTCATGAGCGGCATCTCGCCCATGTAGACTTCCTGCTCACGGATGTCCTTGACCGTGCGGGTGTCCTTGTCGTTGATGACAAGCCGCACGAGCACGCGCAGCGGTGCTGCATAGGTCATGCCGCGGAGCTGACACTCCTTGACGTCGAAGGACGGATCGCCAATGCGGTAATTGACGTATTCAAGGCGCGCGTTGCCGGAGTAGCTCTCGATCGGGAAGACCGAATCGAGGGCCGCCTGCAGGCCTTTGTCGTCCCGCTTGTCCGGGTCCTGTTCAAGCTGCAGGAAATCCCGGTAGGATTCGATCTGGGAGGTCAGCAGATAGGGAACATCCAACACCTTCGGCTGCTTGCCAAAATCATTGCGGATGCGCTTTTTTTCAGTAAACGTATAGGCCATCGAGATTCCTCAACGAGGTCGGGGTCCGCCGTGTGCAAGGCTTCGAGGACTCGCCCAATGCAAGTACTCGCAGACTTGGACACAACGGCCGGCAGCGGATTCCTACCGCAACGGGTTGTACACAAGCACCGAGAGGCCGACAGCCGAATCGGCCGCCAGCCCCCCATCAACGCCCACTCGTGGCGTTCGCGTCGTCAAGCGCTTACTTGAGCTCGACAGCGGCGCCGGCCTCTTCGAGCTGACCCTTCAGCTCGTCGGCCTCGTCCTTGGACGCGGCCTCCTTGACCGGGGCGGGCACGCCCTCCACCAGCGTCTTGGCCTCCTTGAGACCCAGACCCGTGGCGGCGCGGACCGCCTTGATGACGCCGACCTTGTTCTCGCCGAAGCCCGTGAGGACGACGTCGAACTCGGTCTGCTCTTCGGCGGCCTCGGCCTCACCCCCACCGGCGGCGGGTGCGGCGGCGACGGCGGCGGCAGCGGTCACGCCAAACTTCTCTTCCATTGCCTCGATGAGCTCGACGACCTCCATGACGGTCATGTTCGAGATAGTCTCGAGGATGTCTTCCTTGGAAACGGCCATTGTACTTTTCTCCTGGCTGATTCGATTGATAAATGCGTTAACGGCAGCGACAGGGAGCTGTCAGCCCGACTACTTGGCGTCCTTGACGGCGGAAACGGTACGCACCAGCTTGCCCGGCACCTCGTTGAAGGTGGTGGCAAGCTTTTGTACCGGCGCCCGCATGGTCGCCATGAGACGACTGATCGCCTCGTCGTAGGTCGGCAGTGTGGCCAGCCGGTCGATCTCGGATCCGGGGTATTTCTCCCCACCGACGGCGAGCATTTTCACCACCAGCTTATCGTGTTCCTTGGCAAAGCTCTTGAGAACACGGGCGGCGGAGCCGGGATCTTCCTGGGAGAACGCGAGGACGAGCGGACCTTGGAAGTCCTCACTCATGCACTCGAACTCAGTGCCCTCGACGGCGCGCTTGGCGAGGGTGTTCTTCACCACCCGCACATAGACGCCCGCGTCACGGGCCTGCACTCTCAGGCTGTCCATATCACCGGCGGACAGGCCCCGATATTCCGCGGCAACCGCGGAATGAGCCTGACCAGCCACCTCAGCGACTTCCTGCACCATCCGCTTTTTCTGTTCCAGACTTACGCCCATTCAAATGCCTCCTGGAACGGCGGTTGGTAATGGCATCCGGGCCCTCGGCCCGTCTGCCCCGTAACGGTGAACCCGTGCAGGAAACCTGTCCTGTCCGGCACACCGTCTACCGCTGGCGGTCTTCTGACCCTTATGTGGCGAACCACACCAGACGGTCTCTGACGGCTGTCTCGATGACAGCCAGCGACCATTCAACAATGGCCGCACCATCGGGGCCGCCGACCTAGGTCAGCGCCCCCAAATCCACCGGCACCCCCGGTCCCATCGTCGTGGAGACCGTGGCCCGCTTGAGGTAAACACCCTTCGACGAGGCCGGTTTGATCTTCTGCAGATCGTTGATCAGCGCCTGCAGGTTCTGCGCCAGGGCCTGCGGCTCGAAGTCCGCCTTGCCCAGGCTGCAATGGATCAGGCCACCACGGTCGGCGCGGTAGCGCACCTGACCGGCCTTGGCGTTCTGCACGGCCTCGGCCACGTCGGTGGCCACGGTGCCGACACGCGGGTTCGGCATCAGGCCGCGTGGACCGAGCAACCGGCCCAGCTTGCCCACGACACCCATCGCATCGGGGCTGGCGATCACCACGTCGTAGTTCAGCTCGCCGCCCTGCATGCGCTCGGCCAGCTCGTCCATCCCGACGGTATCCGCGCCGGCGGCCTCGGCGGCCTCGGCATTGGCACCCTGGGCGAACACCGCGACCCGCACCGTCTTGCCCGTGCCGTTCGGCAGCACCGTCGAGCCGCGCACCATCTGGTCACCCTTACGCGGGTCGATACCGAGATTGACGGCAACGTCGATGGACTCGGTGAACTGGGCGGTCGCGAGTTCCTTGAGCAGGCCAAAGGCCTCTTCAGCGGCATAAAGGCGGCTGCGATCGATTTTTTCCTCGAACACCCGCTGGCGTTTCGTCAGTTTCGCCATGGTGCTACACCCCCTCCACGTTCAGGCCCATGCTGCGGGCGGAGCCAGCGATCGTCTTGACCGCCGCTTCCATACCAGCGGCATTGAGATCGGGCCACTTGGTCTGCGCGATCTCCTCGAGCTGCTCACGATTCACCGTGCCCACCTTGGTGGTGTGCGGCGTGCCGCTGCCCGACTTGATGCCCGCGGCCTTTTTGAGGAGGACGGCGGCCGGGGGTGTCTTCGTGACGAACGTAAAGCTGCGGTCCGAATAGACGGTGATCACCACCGGGGTCGGCAGACCCTGCTCCATGTCCTGGGTCTGCGCGTTGAACGCCTTGCAGAACTCCATGATGTTCAGGCCATGCTGACCCAGCGCCGGGCCCACCGGCGGGCTCGGCTTGGCGGCCCCGGCGGGGACCTGCAGCTTGATGTAGGCTTCGACTTTTCTCGCCATTGATTGGACTCCTGATGTGGGTGGTAGCGCCGGGGGCTTTCACCCCGGCTCCCCTGACGGCGGACCGTCTGACTAGGTCTTTTCGACCTGACTGAAATCGAGCTCCACCGGTGTGGAGCGCCCGAAGATCAGAACCGCCACACGCAGACGGCTCTTGTCGTAATTCACTTCCTCGACCACGCCGTTGAAGTCGTTGAACGGGCCATCGGTCACGCGGACCACCTCGCCCACCTCGAACAGCACCTTGGGGCGCGGCTTATCAACGCCCTCGCGGACACGGTTGAGGATATTCTCGGCCTCGGTGTCGGAGATCGGCGACGGACGGCCGCGGGACGGACCG from Spiribacter curvatus includes these protein-coding regions:
- the nusG gene encoding transcription termination/antitermination protein NusG; translation: MAKRWYVVHAYSGFENQVKKALEEHIARAGMEDEFGEVLVPAEEVVEMKEGQQRRSERKFFPGYVLVQMEMGDDSWHLVKNVPRVMGFIGPSRGRPSPISDTEAENILNRVREGVDKPRPKVLFEVGEVVRVTDGPFNDFNGVVEEVNYDKSRLRVAVLIFGRSTPVELDFSQVEKT
- the rplK gene encoding 50S ribosomal protein L11, with translation MARKVEAYIKLQVPAGAAKPSPPVGPALGQHGLNIMEFCKAFNAQTQDMEQGLPTPVVITVYSDRSFTFVTKTPPAAVLLKKAAGIKSGSGTPHTTKVGTVNREQLEEIAQTKWPDLNAAGMEAAVKTIAGSARSMGLNVEGV
- the rplA gene encoding 50S ribosomal protein L1; protein product: MAKLTKRQRVFEEKIDRSRLYAAEEAFGLLKELATAQFTESIDVAVNLGIDPRKGDQMVRGSTVLPNGTGKTVRVAVFAQGANAEAAEAAGADTVGMDELAERMQGGELNYDVVIASPDAMGVVGKLGRLLGPRGLMPNPRVGTVATDVAEAVQNAKAGQVRYRADRGGLIHCSLGKADFEPQALAQNLQALINDLQKIKPASSKGVYLKRATVSTTMGPGVPVDLGALT